Proteins from a single region of Haloterrigena alkaliphila:
- a CDS encoding CHY zinc finger protein → MSGPPVRGVDVGSETRCAHYHTDRDVVAFRFACCETYFPCYRCHEAVADHDAIPWPRDRFDEPSVLCGVCGTELTVPAYLEADYRCPSCGASFNPGCEAHADRYFETGT, encoded by the coding sequence GTGTCCGGACCACCCGTTCGCGGCGTCGACGTCGGCTCCGAGACCCGGTGTGCTCACTACCACACCGACCGCGACGTGGTCGCCTTCAGGTTCGCCTGTTGCGAGACGTATTTTCCCTGCTATCGGTGCCACGAGGCTGTCGCCGACCACGACGCGATTCCGTGGCCGCGCGACCGATTCGACGAGCCGTCGGTGCTGTGTGGCGTCTGCGGGACCGAACTGACCGTTCCAGCGTACCTCGAGGCCGACTATCGGTGCCCGTCCTGCGGCGCGTCGTTCAATCCCGGCTGCGAGGCACACGCCGACCGCTACTTCGAGACGGGTACCTGA
- the gvpO gene encoding gas vesicle protein GvpO, halophile-type has protein sequence MAEADTKQSADQCQALTENDERCSRPARDDGFCYQHDESDPTVSDSQAVEDEQAQDESDAESQSRELGTVDMTDEEKTDPESVDADVDTDHDEIAGVLAVRRTVQSTAGELIGREFDAVSEITPTDDGWRAIVEVVERRAVPDTQDIVGRYEIELDENATVHGYRRLDRYRRGDTAQFE, from the coding sequence ATGGCCGAAGCGGATACGAAACAATCAGCGGACCAGTGTCAGGCGCTCACCGAGAACGACGAGCGCTGCTCGCGACCGGCCCGGGACGACGGGTTCTGCTACCAGCACGACGAGAGTGATCCAACCGTGAGTGACAGTCAAGCAGTCGAAGACGAACAAGCACAGGACGAGTCGGACGCCGAGAGCCAGAGTCGAGAGCTCGGCACGGTCGACATGACCGACGAGGAGAAGACCGATCCGGAGTCCGTCGACGCCGACGTCGACACCGACCACGACGAGATCGCCGGCGTGCTGGCCGTCCGCCGGACCGTCCAGTCGACGGCCGGCGAACTCATCGGCAGGGAGTTCGACGCGGTCAGCGAGATCACGCCGACCGACGATGGCTGGCGAGCGATCGTCGAGGTCGTCGAACGCCGGGCCGTCCCCGACACGCAGGACATCGTCGGCCGCTACGAGATCGAACTCGACGAGAACGCGACCGTCCACGGCTATCGTCGACTCGATCGCTACCGCCGCGGCGACACGGCGCAGTTCGAGTAG
- a CDS encoding winged helix-turn-helix transcriptional regulator has translation MSARSSIATRALACLVAVLVLGSGTVGVATAATGGSTWETTSDPLGERTGTTTVVLETVVVGTTDALENTTDETTTELENATNETTDTVDGTVNETIDTIENTTDETTTELENTTDETTTELENTTDETTTELENTTDETNALLENVTERVTAPIEVRGGVGVEGDGSNVTVGTELGVAAASNDDGAAEEDSSGDDDGEGTGPAPSGSGSSGVDAVLVGLLGAITASGAAAGSTGASAGAGASGASAGGAAAGSAAGLVGGWLSQFGQLPGLRHLRRAGSTLPWELLPIFRYSRYDDSDPLENDRRRAVYETIAADPGCYLSQVSDRSDVALSTVRHHVRVLEEEGLVTSAKLNGKRRYYLDADGNRPGEGTDVADAELHAALAEPAKRGVLETLAELGSAPNGRLADELERDPSTVSHHLSALEDDELVVREKDGRAMVNELAPDVEATLRDEGTPSEEESAEPPMSAPADD, from the coding sequence ATGAGCGCCCGTTCGTCGATCGCGACCCGCGCACTCGCCTGCCTCGTCGCCGTCCTCGTCCTCGGTTCCGGGACGGTTGGCGTCGCCACCGCGGCGACCGGCGGTTCGACGTGGGAGACGACCAGCGACCCGCTCGGGGAGCGTACCGGCACGACGACGGTCGTTCTCGAGACGGTCGTCGTCGGGACGACCGACGCGCTCGAAAATACGACCGACGAGACGACGACGGAACTCGAGAACGCGACGAACGAGACCACTGACACCGTTGATGGGACCGTCAACGAAACGATCGACACCATCGAGAATACGACCGACGAGACGACGACGGAACTCGAGAACACGACCGACGAGACGACGACGGAACTCGAGAACACGACCGACGAGACGACGACGGAACTCGAGAACACGACCGACGAGACGAACGCCCTCCTCGAGAACGTGACCGAACGGGTGACCGCCCCGATCGAGGTGCGCGGCGGGGTCGGTGTCGAGGGGGACGGCTCGAACGTGACGGTCGGAACGGAACTCGGGGTCGCCGCGGCATCGAACGACGACGGGGCGGCCGAGGAGGACTCGAGCGGCGACGATGACGGCGAGGGTACCGGCCCGGCTCCGTCCGGCAGCGGGTCGTCGGGCGTCGATGCCGTGCTCGTCGGCCTGCTCGGCGCGATCACCGCCTCCGGCGCTGCCGCGGGGAGCACCGGTGCGTCCGCCGGGGCCGGGGCCAGCGGCGCGTCAGCCGGCGGCGCCGCGGCCGGCAGCGCAGCGGGTCTCGTGGGCGGTTGGCTGAGCCAGTTCGGCCAGCTTCCCGGCCTGCGCCACCTCCGGCGGGCCGGTTCGACCCTCCCCTGGGAGCTCCTGCCGATCTTCAGGTACAGCCGCTACGACGACTCGGACCCCCTCGAGAACGACCGACGGCGGGCGGTCTACGAGACGATCGCGGCCGATCCCGGCTGCTACCTCTCGCAGGTGAGCGATCGGAGCGACGTCGCGCTCTCGACGGTCCGCCACCACGTCCGCGTCCTCGAGGAGGAAGGGCTGGTGACCTCGGCCAAACTCAACGGCAAGCGCCGTTACTACCTCGACGCGGACGGCAACCGGCCGGGCGAGGGGACCGACGTCGCAGACGCCGAACTCCACGCCGCGCTCGCGGAACCGGCGAAGCGCGGGGTTCTCGAGACGCTCGCAGAGCTCGGATCGGCGCCGAACGGCCGCCTCGCGGACGAACTCGAGCGCGACCCGAGTACCGTCTCCCACCACCTCTCGGCGCTCGAGGACGACGAACTGGTCGTCCGCGAGAAGGACGGCCGAGCGATGGTCAACGAACTCGCGCCGGACGTCGAGGCGACGCTGCGCGACGAAGGGACCCCGTCCGAGGAGGAGTCGGCGGAGCCACCGATGTCGGCCCCCGCGGACGACTGA